In Micromonospora sp. LH3U1, one genomic interval encodes:
- a CDS encoding nitroreductase family protein produces the protein MEFAEVVRRRRMVRNYDPDRPVPPDVVDRLLDHAIRAPSAGFAQGWGFLVLEEPADRERFWAATTPDGGGRERWLAGMRRAPLIVVPHANESAYLQRYAEPDKGWTDRSTDRWPVPYWHVDTGFAALLMLLTAVDEGLGACFFGIPPQRLATYRDAFGVPAEYQPIGAVTIGYRAADHRSPSLRRGRRPVDEVVRRGRWT, from the coding sequence ATGGAGTTCGCCGAGGTCGTCCGGCGCCGACGGATGGTGCGCAACTACGACCCGGACCGCCCGGTCCCGCCCGACGTGGTGGACCGGCTGCTCGACCACGCGATCCGGGCCCCGTCGGCCGGGTTCGCCCAGGGCTGGGGCTTCCTGGTGCTGGAGGAGCCGGCCGACCGGGAGCGGTTTTGGGCCGCCACCACACCGGATGGCGGCGGGCGGGAGCGTTGGCTCGCGGGGATGCGTCGGGCGCCGCTGATCGTGGTGCCGCACGCCAACGAGTCGGCCTACCTGCAGCGTTACGCCGAGCCGGACAAGGGCTGGACGGACCGGTCCACCGACCGCTGGCCGGTGCCGTACTGGCACGTGGACACCGGTTTCGCGGCGCTGCTGATGCTGCTCACCGCGGTGGACGAGGGGCTGGGGGCGTGTTTCTTCGGCATTCCGCCGCAGCGGCTGGCCACCTACCGGGACGCGTTCGGCGTGCCGGCGGAGTACCAACCCATCGGTGCCGTCACGATCGGTTACCGAGCGGCCGACCATAGGTCACCATCGTTGCGCCGTGGGCGCCGTCCGGTGGACGAGGTGGTGCGGCGCGGCCGGTGGACCTGA
- a CDS encoding acyl-CoA dehydrogenase family protein, with amino-acid sequence MTAPLDLLDLDPSLSEEERQIRDVVRQLVDDRVRPHVADWYEQGQVPARELAREFGKLGLLGMHLTGYGCAGASAVAYGLACQELEAGDSGVRSLVSVQGSLAMYAIWRFGSEEQKQRWLPPMATGEAIGCFGLTEPDHGSDPASMATRGRRDGDDWVLTGGKMWITNAPIADVAVIWARTDGGVRGFLVPMDTPGVTAREIRRKMSLRASVTGEIVLDDVRLPADAQLPEAVGLKAPLSCLTEARYGIVWGAVGAARDCLETTLTYATTRTQFGRPLAGFQLTQAKLADMAVELVKGQLLALHLGRLADAHRLRPEQVSVGKLNNVREALAIARQCRTILGANGVSGEYPVMRHANNLESVLTYEGTSEIHQLVVGQRLTGLSAFA; translated from the coding sequence ATGACCGCTCCGCTGGACCTGCTCGATCTGGACCCGTCGCTCAGCGAGGAAGAGCGACAGATCCGCGACGTCGTCCGCCAACTCGTCGACGACCGGGTGCGCCCGCACGTCGCCGACTGGTACGAACAGGGCCAGGTGCCGGCCCGCGAGCTGGCCCGGGAGTTCGGCAAACTCGGACTACTCGGCATGCACCTCACCGGCTACGGCTGTGCCGGTGCCTCCGCGGTCGCGTACGGGCTGGCCTGCCAGGAGCTGGAAGCCGGTGACTCCGGCGTCCGTTCCCTCGTCTCGGTGCAGGGCTCGCTCGCCATGTACGCCATCTGGCGCTTCGGCAGCGAGGAGCAGAAGCAACGCTGGCTGCCGCCGATGGCCACCGGTGAGGCGATCGGCTGCTTCGGCCTGACCGAACCGGACCACGGCTCCGACCCCGCCTCGATGGCCACCCGGGGTCGCCGCGACGGCGACGACTGGGTGCTCACCGGCGGGAAGATGTGGATCACCAACGCGCCGATCGCCGACGTCGCGGTGATCTGGGCGCGCACCGACGGGGGCGTACGCGGATTTCTCGTCCCCATGGACACGCCCGGTGTCACGGCCCGGGAGATCCGCCGCAAGATGTCGCTGCGCGCGTCGGTGACCGGCGAGATCGTGCTCGACGACGTCCGGCTCCCGGCGGACGCCCAACTACCCGAGGCGGTCGGGCTCAAGGCGCCACTGAGCTGCCTCACCGAGGCCCGGTACGGCATCGTCTGGGGCGCGGTCGGCGCCGCCCGTGACTGCCTGGAAACCACCCTGACGTACGCCACCACCCGCACCCAGTTCGGTCGCCCGCTGGCCGGCTTCCAACTCACCCAGGCGAAGCTCGCCGACATGGCCGTCGAGCTGGTGAAGGGGCAACTACTCGCGCTGCACCTGGGTCGACTCGCGGACGCCCACCGGCTGCGGCCCGAGCAGGTCAGCGTGGGCAAGCTGAACAACGTGCGGGAGGCCCTGGCCATCGCCCGGCAGTGCCGCACCATCCTCGGCGCCAACGGCGTCTCCGGCGAATACCCGGTGATGCGGCACGCCAACAACCTGGAGAGCGTGCTGACGTACGAGGGCACCTCCGAGATCCACCAGCTGGTCGTCGGGCAGCGGCTCACCGGGCTTTCCGCGTTCGCCTGA
- a CDS encoding type II toxin-antitoxin system VapB family antitoxin, which yields MIFRAVRDGRPYPEHNLTLKQWAEIPPRPLRLDQMITTKRELALDKLLAEDSTFYGDLFPHVVQWNGGLYLEDGLHRALRAALQQRNQIHARVLVLSEPIE from the coding sequence GTGATCTTCAGAGCGGTTCGGGACGGGCGTCCCTATCCGGAGCACAATCTGACGCTCAAGCAGTGGGCGGAGATCCCTCCGCGGCCACTGCGCCTGGACCAGATGATCACCACCAAGCGTGAGCTGGCGCTCGACAAGCTCCTCGCCGAGGATTCCACCTTCTACGGTGACCTCTTCCCGCACGTCGTGCAGTGGAACGGCGGGCTGTACCTGGAGGACGGGCTGCACCGGGCGTTGCGCGCCGCCCTGCAGCAGCGCAACCAGATCCACGCGCGGGTGCTGGTGCTCTCCGAGCCGATCGAGTGA